CCGTTACATTCTGCACATCATGCAAGTTTATGTTAGCTTGTATAATAAATATTCATTATGAAAGTTATCATGCAAAGAAAGCTAGTCGTGGAATCGAATGTTTGAGAAGCCCTTCATTACTGAACTTTTTCATTGTCATTGGTGGGcttctataaatattaaatttgcgTTGCAGTGGAAAATTTTTGATCTAGTTCATGTACATCATATGTATAGTCTGTTTCTTCTTTAATAGGATTTGcacatttttttcattgaaGTAACTATGTTAATTTCAGTACTGtactttttttatgatatatcgTATTGTGTTATTGTGGatagttataatattttatgttactACTTTGTAAATTCTACCTGGTAACAGGACTAGAACCATGGGCTTGTAAGTTTTTGGGCATTTATGTATGCTTCAGCTgtctcattttcttgtaaaacTGTGTACTGATCATCTAATGCTGTTTACGGAATAAAAGGATTCAATTACTTCAGCATCGGCAATCACTCAAACATTGAGCGGAGAATTGGCTGATGGCCAACGTCAGCTGTTAGCCATTGCAGCTTCAGGTGCTAATTCGAAAGCAGTAAATCCTTTGGTAACACAGTTGAGCAATGGACCATTGGCAGGTCTTCTCGAGATGGTACATGCATATAACCTTCCTTCTGAGTCTGCCATTGTATCCTTTCTTCTTTTGGGTTTACTGACATTTGATGGTCATGTCTGTGTAGGCTGAGGCACCTTTGGATCCAACTAAAGAACTATCTAGATTGATAGCTGAGGGCAAATTTGAGGAAGCATTCACTGGAGCCCTGCACAGAAGGGATGTCTCAATAGTTTCATGGTTATGTTCTCAGGTATTCCTGCTCTGCACACTGACATATTATCAATTTTGTTCCAAATCCATGTATTGCTATTGGAGGATTAGAGGTGCTGCATATAGAGTACGCAATTCACTCTATAAGATGCTCTTGTCAAGTCTGTCAGGACCGTGACATATTTTAATTGACTATTGTTGATATTTGCAATATGGGACAATATTCCTCCCCAAAGACCAACATTCATGTAAAATGTGTCGTGTGAGGAATTGAGATCAATGATCACTGTACAgctaagcattttttttataagaaaatttattgatcctcataattaggcatagctcaagtatacaggtagtatacaagagagaaacaCCTACTTACAATCCACGAGCTATAAAAAGCAGCTTATAACTCATTAAACTGAACCCCCTCCAATAGCCTTAGCCCAAAGtaacaaagtatgaaaaaataaatctctaatCCCCCATCGAACGTtctctattttcaaaacaacgtccattcctctcattccatatgcaccacataagacataatggcaccatcttccaaacaatcGCTATTTAACGATTGCCCTGAATTCCACTCCAACAAGCCAAAATATCCACCACCCTCCTAAGCATCACCCATGCAATATCCAATCTAACAAAGATCTTGTCCCATAAAGCCTTCACCACATCACAATGACCACATCACAATGGAGAATaagatgatccaccgattctccattcttcttacacataaagcaccaatccataataaaaatatcatgctTTCTCAACTTATCAATAGTCAAAATTTTCCCATAAGAGGCCAACCAACCTGTATATGTCGCTGGCATATGTATGAATGCTCAAGGGTCTGGGGTGGATGAGGAACTTGATTAGTTATGTCTATCTGCTTGCAAGTCCACTTGATAATCCAACTATAGTTCCGGTATCTTGCTTATATTCGAACGATTTGTGTTGTGTACACTTCATTACTGGCTCTAATTACGCAAATCTCTTCATTTACGTCCCCCCCACGCAGGTTGATTTACAGAGAATTTTGTCAACGGTGCCACTTCCTCTAAGCCAAGGAGTTCTGCTAGCTCTTCTCCAGCAACTGGCTTATGATATTAGCAAGGAAATACCCAGAAAGCTGGCTTGGATGACAGACGTAGCTGTTGCCATAGACCCACAAGATCCAACGATTGCAGTGCATGTGCATCCCATTTTCGAGCAGGTATATCAGATACTGGGTCATCAACGGAACCTACCAACTACCTCTGCTTCTGAAGCAAGCAGCATCCGCCTTCTTATGCACGTCATCAACTCTGTGTTAATGAGCTGTAAATGATCCTCCCCACCTTATCTTTGTAATCATTCTGAAGTTGTAAGTGGATAATTGGGTTGTACAGAAATGTAGGAAGGTCCAGGATAGAAAGTATAGATTATGTAATGATTGGTATTTTGATTATCTGTGTGAAATAGATCTTGTATAAATGCTTGCAGCTCTTTTTTGCACTTTTAAAGAACATCACATGAGGGAttgcatttgtttttattcCCCTTTCTTGGTGGGGGGCTTTATACCTTTTGTTTTAACCTTAAACCTCAGGGAAAAGTTTGTTCCTTTTGGATGGCAAATGATATCCGGTTGAGCAGGAGTTTTCCTTCATGATTTAGTACATATTATATTCTCGAACAGAAGTGGAATACTTATGTCATTTACTAGCAATGCCTAAACAAGGTAAAGGCCATCCTGAAGTCCTAAGCTGCACTGATTCTACAACTCTTTGGCTCCTAGTTTTTCGAAAGATCTAATAAATTATGCCTCTGAACCAGAAATGGGGATGAGTTGGAAATGATGCAAAAGCAACATAATCACATTGTTCATCTGCAATTTTTTGATACATTCGCATTTGTTGATTTACCAGCACTGATCAGTTTCCCAGCTCCTGGTGGGACTAGGGAATCCTGCCATGTACCTATATGGACATGAATGAGCGATATTTATAGCACCGATAGTCAAATCGTATCGAGCTCGGGCCACGGGATCAGATAGCGTTGTATAGGCATTGTGAATCTCAATGAAATCCCGAGCATCGCGATCGGCGCTGGAACCGACGACGGCGTCTGGATGGTACTGCTTGGCCAAATTACGGTATGCAGCTTTGATCTCGGTTTGCGAAGCGGTTACCTTCACTCGGAGTAATTGGTAAAACGTGCCATTCAATGCGAGTGATGATTTCATTGTCCTCACCGAACCATCTACCCTTTCGGTTGCAGTGGCAGCACACAGCGGGATCGTCCTGCGTTGGGTTTTGACACAAGCATGTCTAGGCAGCATTGGTAGCGGAT
This genomic interval from Juglans regia cultivar Chandler chromosome 3, Walnut 2.0, whole genome shotgun sequence contains the following:
- the LOC108996549 gene encoding chaperone protein dnaJ 11, chloroplastic-like, which produces MPGYTSLHPPKSSFGSNIFHPNSKNPLPMLPRHACVKTQRRTIPLCAATATERVDGSVRTMKSSLALNGTFYQLLRVKVTASQTEIKAAYRNLAKQYHPDAVVGSSADRDARDFIEIHNAYTTLSDPVARARYDLTIGAINIAHSCPYRYMAGFPSPTRSWETDQCW